Part of the Flavobacterium alkalisoli genome is shown below.
ATAGGGAGGCGAACAATATATGTATTCACTCCTTTAGCTATTGCTGCTAACGCCGCTTCTTCTGATGCTGCCCTAGGAACACTTGCAGAGCTGGCAGGCTTGTCGTCTTCGGTAATTGCTTTTTCGCTACGAAGTATACCTACAGCCGAAGTAATAACCAATGGTTTTTGTGTTCCTGCAAGTGCATCGCTAAAGATTTCGATTATTTTCCTGTCCTCTTCACAACTATCATGATATCGTGAAAAGTCATGATTAAAGGCGGTGTGGATTACAGCATCGCAGGAAGTTGCTCCTTTTTGGATAATATAGGGGTCGTTTATATCACCCATAAGTACGTTGGCGTCCGTTTCTTTCAGTTTCTGAGCTGAACTTTCAGATCTTACCAGTCCAAGTACTTCCATCCCGGCATTTAATAATTCATTTACTATTGCTGAGCCTACAAAGCCTGAGGCTCCAGTTACAAATACACGCATAATTTTAAGTTTTTAACTGTAACAAAGCACGTTAAAAACAAGGGGATAAACGTGGTCATTTGACCATAATTGAAATTATCTGTGCAGTTGTGTGTGGCGTATTCTGGTAAGTGTTTTAATTGACATGCCCAGATAGGATGCTATCATCCGTAAAGGCAATCGGGACAATAAATTTGGAAAACGTTGGATGAAATCATCATATTTTTCTTCAGGTGTGCCACTAAGCGTAGTTAATATGCGTTGCCTGCTGTAGTATATGTTTCGGGATATAATTTGCTGCGACAACTTACGGAGTTCAGGGACTTCATTCAGTAATCTGTTAAAGTCATCTTTTGTCCATAATAGTACTTCTGTAGGTTCAGTGGCTCCTATGTTTATTAAGGAAGGGGTTTCCTTGTCATAGCTTTCTATGTCAAGTGTCCAGGTGTGTTCGGGGGAGAACTGTACTATATGTTCGTTGCCATTTGCATCAATACTGTACGTGCGAAGCAGTCCTTTTGCTATAAAAACCTTATGACGGCAAACATCTCCCGCCTGTAGTAAGAGTTCGTTACGACGTAATGTTTTATTTATCGCATTATTGCCAATATCTTGGATAGTATCTTCCATAAGGGAGGTATTGGCTACCAGGTATTTTTCAAATTCAGGATGCATTATATAAAAGTAATGAATTAAAGCATTTAAATGTATTGAATAAAAAACTCCGGCAGTACCGGAGTTGAAAAAACTATAAGTTTTTTGATTGATGATGTTATATAGCGACTTCGGTTACTCTTTCTCTCGGATTAACCATTGAGTCTACCCTTTGTATAAGTAAGATAGATGCAAGGGTTATAATACTTATTACATAGCCCAGTATGTCATAATTTATTAGCGGACTGGTTTTAGTTTCCTGATGAACTATAAATCCGGCACAAACAGCGGCAATACCTCCGGCAATTTGTTGCAGAGATGAGGTAATGGCCATATAGGCTCCCCTGTCCTGAGTTTCCGGTACAGCTGTATTTAAGGTTGTAGACGGAACCATTCTGCTCATAATTCCCATAAATAATACCATGTTTATTAATATAATCTGCCATACAGGAATAGGAGGTAGGTTGGTGTATATTAAGATCATAATTATTGAAATTAATGACCCTATGGCAAAAAGCTTCAGCTTACTCACTTTGTCACTTAATCTACCTATAATTGGCATTATGAATAATACAGATACTCCTGTAAAAAAGAATATTATAGGAAGCTGTTCATGGCTAACATGTATGTTGTTTACTAAATAAGCCGTTCCAAATGGCTGAAGCATAAATCCGCCTACAGAAAGTATGGCAATAGCGGTAAAGCCTACCTGATATCTTTTGTTGCCTAATGTGTGGAAAAGATGGAGGAATGGGCTTTTATCCGATTGTAATTCTAAATGCTTGTTTATAGGCTGAAGTTTAATAACTATTACGGCAAGTGTAATAATTGCCAGTACTACTATCATTAAGAAAGAAGAGTGCCATCCCCAGTTGTTTGCAAAGTATAAGCCTAATGGTATACCTAAAATCTGGCTGCTTGCAAAAGCCATTTGTATAAAGCCCATTACACGGCCTCTTTGTTGCAGTACGAATAAATCGGTTACTATAGCAAGTGATATGGATCCTATAACTCCTCCAAATAGACCTGTGAATATCCTTGCGGCAACAAGAGTCCAATAGCTGTTTGCCATGGCACAGAAAAATGTTCCCAGAATAAATCCGGTATAGAAAAACATAAGCAGTTTTTTACGGTCAAATTTATCAGCAAAACCTGCTGCCAATAGACCCGATGTTCCGGCACTGAAAGCATATGCCGAAACGGCAAAGCCAAAATTTGACGTAGACATGTTAAGATTCTTCATTAGTATGTCTCCTAAGGGGGATATAACCATGAAGTCCAGGATTACGGTAAACTGTGCAATTGCCAGTAAAGCTATTACGAGTTTTTGATAGGGTGTAAACTTTGGAATTTCTGATTTTGATTTCATTTTTTGATTGATGATTGATTATGATTTATACAAGTTCTGCGCAGCTGTGGCCTGCAGAAAGTACGAGTTCTATAATATCGTTGGTATTTATACTTTTGCTAACAACTCTTAACACGCAGTCGGTGTCATCACAGTCTATGCTCCAGTCCTGTATTTCAGGATGACTGTTTAGTTTTTTCGTGACTTCACAATTGCTGCAATGCTCAGTTATATCAGTTTTAAAAACGTGTATTTGTGGTTGGTCTTGTTTCATTTTTTAGTTTTTTAGTCCTTTTATCATTATATCAAATGTCTGTTTTAGTGCTTCATCGGTTAGTACAAATTTTTTTCCACCCATGCTTTTTCCTTCACGGTTAAAGTTTATCAAAGCATATAAAGGTCCGTATGCCGCACACCAGAATATTTCCGGAGGCATAGGTGTAAGTTCTTTTCTTTCAACTGCATTTTTAAAAAAATCCATCATCAGCTGTTTGAATTTCTGGAGCGCTTCGGTTTGCATTATTTCTTCAGCAAAAGGGGAGTGTTTCATTGCTTCAAAGCAGGAAACTTCGGTTGGATATTTTAAAGCATAACCAGCGCGGTTTTGCCATTGTTTCCACATGCCTTCCTCAAAAGGCATATCGGCGCTAAAACCATCCACTACCATCCCGAAAAATTTGTTTCCCAGTTTGCTGCCTACCTGTTTTATTAAATCGTCTTTGTCTTTGTAATATATATATAGGGTAGCTACAGATATATTGCATGCCTTTGCCAGCTTATTCATACTAAAGCCATCAAAGCCATGTTTTACAATCTGTTCAATAGTTTTTTTATAAACCAGTTCTTCTTTATCGGTATCCCTTGTCCTCATGTGGTAGTTTTTATGAGGCAAAAGTAATTAAATAAATGAATGTTCATTCATTTATAATGTAAAATTTTTATGAAATAAAAAACGCTCTCAATATGAAAGCGTTTTTTTGTTTATAAAATATCTAATGTGCGTTCTAGTGCCATACCTCTGGAACCCTTTATCAATATTGTTTTTTGTAAGGGTTTTATATTGCTGAGGTATTCTTTAAAGTTCTCAAAAGTGTCAAAAAAGAAAAGGTGATCACTGCTAATTTTATTAGCATAAAAATCTTTTCCGATAAAATATGTTTCTACCTGATGCTTGTCAGCCATCTTGTTTACAAGTTTTCTGTGTTCGTCAAGGCTTTCTGTACCCAGTTCAAACATATCCCCCAAGATTGCTATTTTTGATTTCGCATCCAGCTGTAAAAGATTGTCAAGGGCTGCATTCATACTGCTTGGATTAGCATTATAGGCGTCCATAATAATACTGTTGCTGTTTTTCTCTATCAGCTGCGAGCGGTTATTGTTAGGGATGTAATTTTCTATAGCTTCCTTGATTTTCTTATCGCTTATTTTAAAATAGGTGCCTATGGTTATTGCGGCATTTATGTTATTTGCATTATAGATACCTATAAGGTTTGATTGAATATCAAGATTGTTGTATTTAATTGTAACCATAGGGTTAGCATGAACTGTATCAATCCTAACATCGCAATTATAATCATCAACGGCAAATGTAAAGCGTGACATATCTTTTGTTTTTTCATCCTGAATGGAATCGTCCAGATTTACAAAGACAGTTTTAGTGTGTGATTTCAGGTATTCGTAAAGTTCGCTTTTTCCCTGAATTACGCCCTCAACACCTCCAAAGCCTTCAAGATGTGCTTTGCCAAAATTGGTTATATACCCAAAGTTAGGCTCTGCGATATTGCACAAAAATTCAATTTCCTTTTTATGGTTGGCACCCATTTCCACGATGCCTATCTCTGTGTCATTAGTAAAGGAAAGCAGGGTTAGGGGAACACCTATATGGTTGTTAAGGTTGCCTATAGTGGCTGTAGTGTTATATTTTTTTGAAAGAACCGCATTAATAAGTTCTTTGGTAGTGGTCTTGCCATTGCTACCGGTTAAGGCTATTATTGGCAGGCCTAATATATTCCTGTGGTGGTTGGCAAGCTGTTGTAAAGCCGTAAGTCCGTTATCAACTAAAAGTATCCTGTCGTTTGTTTTGTATTCGGGATTGTCTACTACGGCATAAGCGGCCCCTTTAGCAAGGGCTTCTTCTGCAAAAGTATTGGCGTCAAAACGGTCGCCCTTTAATGCTACAAACAGGGAGTTGGCTTCAATTTTTCGGGTGTCGGTAGTAACCGAACTGCATTTAATGAAGTACTGGTATAGTTCTTCTGTAGTTGTCATAGGTGTATAAAAAAATAAAGCCCTAAGATAGGGCTTTATTTTTTTATTTATAGGAAATTAATCTTTTGATTAACCTTTGTGTCTTGCAGTTTTCTTAGTAGACTTAGGACCTACTTTAGACATTGCACATCTGAATCCGATGAAGTCAGTTGCCATATCTTGTGGGTAGTATCTTCTTTGAGCCGGGTCTAACCAGTAAGCTCTGTCTCTCCAAGATCCACCTTTGTAAACTCTTACGTTGTCATTGACAAGGGTAGTTCTCTTGTTAGATTTATCCCATTCTCTTAACATGTTCCCTAAGCTGTCAGTTTCAACTTTGTGCTGAGGAGAGTCATACATTTGGCTTGTAGTGTTTACACCTTCTTCAGAAGAACCTCCGTAGTCGTAGA
Proteins encoded:
- a CDS encoding SDR family oxidoreductase, with the protein product MRVFVTGASGFVGSAIVNELLNAGMEVLGLVRSESSAQKLKETDANVLMGDINDPYIIQKGATSCDAVIHTAFNHDFSRYHDSCEEDRKIIEIFSDALAGTQKPLVITSAVGILRSEKAITEDDKPASSASVPRAASEEAALAAIAKGVNTYIVRLPIVHGKNDHGFIPIVIEMDKEKGQCGYIGEGLNRWPAVHREDAASLYRLIVEKQPEQKVFHPVAEEGVPFKEIAKTISKGISLPVRSLNHDEAEAHFTWFTHFAGMDGYASSEKTRNILDWKPQQIGLLEDISENYF
- a CDS encoding Crp/Fnr family transcriptional regulator, whose amino-acid sequence is MHPEFEKYLVANTSLMEDTIQDIGNNAINKTLRRNELLLQAGDVCRHKVFIAKGLLRTYSIDANGNEHIVQFSPEHTWTLDIESYDKETPSLINIGATEPTEVLLWTKDDFNRLLNEVPELRKLSQQIISRNIYYSRQRILTTLSGTPEEKYDDFIQRFPNLLSRLPLRMIASYLGMSIKTLTRIRHTQLHR
- a CDS encoding MFS transporter is translated as MKSKSEIPKFTPYQKLVIALLAIAQFTVILDFMVISPLGDILMKNLNMSTSNFGFAVSAYAFSAGTSGLLAAGFADKFDRKKLLMFFYTGFILGTFFCAMANSYWTLVAARIFTGLFGGVIGSISLAIVTDLFVLQQRGRVMGFIQMAFASSQILGIPLGLYFANNWGWHSSFLMIVVLAIITLAVIVIKLQPINKHLELQSDKSPFLHLFHTLGNKRYQVGFTAIAILSVGGFMLQPFGTAYLVNNIHVSHEQLPIIFFFTGVSVLFIMPIIGRLSDKVSKLKLFAIGSLISIIMILIYTNLPPIPVWQIILINMVLFMGIMSRMVPSTTLNTAVPETQDRGAYMAITSSLQQIAGGIAAVCAGFIVHQETKTSPLINYDILGYVISIITLASILLIQRVDSMVNPRERVTEVAI
- a CDS encoding TetR/AcrR family transcriptional regulator, with product MRTRDTDKEELVYKKTIEQIVKHGFDGFSMNKLAKACNISVATLYIYYKDKDDLIKQVGSKLGNKFFGMVVDGFSADMPFEEGMWKQWQNRAGYALKYPTEVSCFEAMKHSPFAEEIMQTEALQKFKQLMMDFFKNAVERKELTPMPPEIFWCAAYGPLYALINFNREGKSMGGKKFVLTDEALKQTFDIMIKGLKN
- a CDS encoding UDP-N-acetylmuramoyl-tripeptide--D-alanyl-D-alanine ligase, yielding MTTTEELYQYFIKCSSVTTDTRKIEANSLFVALKGDRFDANTFAEEALAKGAAYAVVDNPEYKTNDRILLVDNGLTALQQLANHHRNILGLPIIALTGSNGKTTTKELINAVLSKKYNTTATIGNLNNHIGVPLTLLSFTNDTEIGIVEMGANHKKEIEFLCNIAEPNFGYITNFGKAHLEGFGGVEGVIQGKSELYEYLKSHTKTVFVNLDDSIQDEKTKDMSRFTFAVDDYNCDVRIDTVHANPMVTIKYNNLDIQSNLIGIYNANNINAAITIGTYFKISDKKIKEAIENYIPNNNRSQLIEKNSNSIIMDAYNANPSSMNAALDNLLQLDAKSKIAILGDMFELGTESLDEHRKLVNKMADKHQVETYFIGKDFYANKISSDHLFFFDTFENFKEYLSNIKPLQKTILIKGSRGMALERTLDIL